The Mycolicibacterium hassiacum DSM 44199 genome includes a window with the following:
- the inhA gene encoding NADH-dependent enoyl-ACP reductase InhA, with protein MTGLLEGKRILVTGIITDSSIAFHIAKVAQEAGAELVLTGYDRLRLIQRIVDRLPKPAPLLELDVQNQEHLDTLAERVTAEIGEGNKLDGVVHSIGFMPQSGMGLSPFLDAPYEDVSKGIHISAYSYAALAKALLPIMNRGGSIVGMDFDPSRAMPAYNWMTVAKSALESINRFVAREAGPYGVRSNLVAAGPIRTLAMSAIVGGALGEETQQQIRLLEEGWDQRAPVGWNMKDPTPVAKTVCALLSDWLPATTGTVIYADGGASTQLL; from the coding sequence ATGACAGGTCTGCTTGAAGGCAAGCGCATTCTGGTCACGGGCATCATCACCGACAGCTCGATCGCGTTCCACATCGCCAAGGTCGCCCAGGAGGCGGGCGCGGAGCTGGTGCTCACCGGCTACGACCGGCTGCGGCTGATCCAGCGCATCGTCGACCGGCTGCCCAAGCCCGCACCGCTGCTCGAGCTCGACGTGCAGAACCAGGAGCACCTCGACACCCTCGCCGAGCGGGTCACCGCCGAGATCGGCGAGGGCAACAAGCTCGACGGCGTGGTGCACTCGATCGGGTTCATGCCGCAGTCCGGCATGGGGCTCAGCCCGTTCCTCGACGCGCCGTACGAGGACGTGTCGAAGGGCATCCACATCTCGGCGTACTCCTACGCCGCGCTGGCCAAGGCGCTGCTGCCCATCATGAACCGCGGCGGCAGCATCGTCGGCATGGACTTCGACCCCAGCCGGGCGATGCCGGCCTACAACTGGATGACCGTCGCCAAGAGCGCGCTCGAGTCGATCAACCGGTTCGTCGCCCGCGAGGCCGGGCCGTACGGGGTGCGCTCGAATCTGGTTGCGGCGGGCCCGATCCGCACGCTGGCGATGAGCGCGATCGTCGGCGGCGCGCTCGGCGAGGAGACCCAGCAGCAGATCAGGCTGCTCGAGGAGGGCTGGGATCAGCGGGCCCCGGTCGGCTGGAACATGAAGGATCCGACCCCGGTGGCCAAGACCGTGTGCGCGCTGCTGTCGGACTGGCTGCCGGCGACCACCGGAACCGTCATCTACGCCGACGGCGGCGCCAGCACCCAGTTGCTGTAG
- a CDS encoding ferrochelatase, with product MPFLENVTRGRGVPRERLVEVAEHYLHFGGVSPINGINRALIERLRGRVDLPVYFGNRNWEPYVEDTVAAMRDDGVRRAAVFATSAWGGYSGCVQYNEDIARARRAAGAAAPELIKLRQYYDHPLFVRMFADAVTAAAATVPAGARLVFTAHSIPQRARSRCGEDLYARQVAHACRLVAAAAGYDDYDQVWQSRSGPPQVPWLEPDVADHLAALTDSGTTAVVVCPIGFVADHIEVVWDLDHELREQAERAGIAFARAATPNADLAEVAADLIDELRAGRSPARVPAANQPPLQGFSVNGGLCTTACG from the coding sequence ATGCCGTTCCTGGAGAACGTCACCCGGGGCCGCGGGGTGCCGCGCGAGCGGCTCGTCGAGGTCGCCGAGCACTATCTGCACTTCGGCGGGGTGTCGCCGATCAACGGCATCAACCGCGCGCTGATCGAGCGACTACGCGGGCGCGTCGACCTGCCGGTGTACTTCGGCAACCGCAACTGGGAGCCGTACGTCGAGGACACCGTGGCCGCCATGCGCGACGACGGCGTCCGGCGCGCCGCGGTGTTCGCCACCTCGGCCTGGGGCGGCTACTCGGGCTGCGTGCAGTACAACGAGGACATCGCCCGCGCCCGGCGGGCCGCCGGTGCGGCGGCGCCGGAGCTGATCAAACTGCGCCAGTACTACGACCACCCGCTGTTCGTGCGGATGTTCGCCGACGCGGTCACCGCCGCGGCGGCCACCGTGCCCGCCGGGGCGCGGCTGGTGTTCACCGCGCACTCGATCCCGCAGCGCGCCCGGTCCCGCTGCGGCGAGGACCTCTACGCGCGCCAGGTGGCCCATGCCTGCCGGTTGGTGGCCGCGGCGGCCGGCTACGACGACTACGACCAGGTGTGGCAGTCCCGGTCCGGTCCGCCGCAGGTGCCCTGGCTCGAGCCCGATGTCGCCGATCACCTTGCCGCCCTTACGGATTCGGGAACAACGGCGGTCGTGGTCTGCCCGATCGGATTCGTCGCCGACCACATCGAGGTGGTGTGGGACCTCGACCACGAACTGCGCGAACAGGCCGAGCGCGCCGGGATCGCGTTCGCCCGGGCGGCCACCCCCAACGCCGATCTGGCGGAGGTGGCCGCGGATCTCATCGACGAATTGCGCGCCGGACGTTCACCCGCACGGGTCCCAGCAGCGAATCAGCCGCCACTGCAAGGGTTCTCGGTCAACGGCGGGCTGTGTACGACGGCCTGCGGCTGA
- a CDS encoding NfeD family protein — protein sequence MPVALIWLIAALALAGAEALTGDLFLLMLAGGALAAAGSSLVFDQLWIHGAVFAVVSVLLLVLVRPALRRRMHSGPGHIDPIKALEGKSAQVLERITRHEGQIKLDGEVWTARPMHDTDVYEPGDQVTVVRIDGAIAVVQKLS from the coding sequence ATGCCCGTTGCGCTGATCTGGCTCATCGCCGCCCTGGCCCTGGCCGGCGCGGAGGCGCTCACCGGCGACTTGTTTCTGCTCATGCTCGCCGGCGGTGCGCTGGCTGCGGCGGGGTCGAGCCTGGTCTTCGATCAGCTGTGGATCCACGGCGCGGTGTTCGCGGTGGTGTCGGTGTTGCTGTTGGTGCTGGTCCGACCCGCGCTGCGGCGACGGATGCACTCCGGGCCCGGGCACATCGATCCGATCAAGGCGTTGGAGGGCAAGAGCGCGCAGGTGCTCGAGCGGATCACCCGCCACGAGGGACAGATCAAACTCGACGGCGAGGTGTGGACCGCGCGGCCCATGCACGACACCGATGTGTACGAACCGGGGGACCAGGTGACGGTGGTGCGGATCGACGGCGCCATCGCCGTCGTACAGAAACTCAGCTGA
- a CDS encoding TVP38/TMEM64 family protein, whose translation MNTAVSTMRALRAALITTARSVPPPRLAALVATIVILVAVVVLVPLPTAVQLRDWARSVGPWFPLAFLGAHIVVTVFPFPRTAFTLAAGLLFGPALGIPLTVAAASISAVLALLLVRAAGWQLSRLVPHPRVDSLDARLRERGWPTVLSMRLIPAVPFSVLNYAAGASAVRVLPYTVATVVGLLPGTAAVVLLGDALTGRVSPALVAVSTITALVGVSGLVYEVRRNRRPRPAPDAEPVVTG comes from the coding sequence GTGAACACCGCCGTCAGCACGATGCGGGCGCTGCGGGCCGCGCTGATCACGACGGCGCGGTCGGTGCCGCCACCGCGCCTGGCGGCCCTCGTCGCCACGATTGTGATCCTCGTCGCAGTCGTGGTGTTGGTGCCGCTGCCGACGGCGGTGCAGCTGCGGGACTGGGCCCGGTCGGTGGGGCCGTGGTTTCCGCTGGCGTTTCTGGGCGCCCACATCGTGGTGACGGTGTTCCCGTTCCCGCGCACCGCATTCACCTTGGCCGCGGGTCTGTTGTTCGGCCCGGCGCTCGGTATTCCGCTGACGGTGGCGGCGGCCTCGATCAGCGCGGTGCTGGCGCTGCTGCTGGTGCGGGCGGCCGGCTGGCAGCTGAGCCGGCTGGTGCCGCATCCGCGCGTCGACTCGCTCGACGCCCGGCTTCGCGAGCGCGGCTGGCCGACGGTGCTGTCGATGCGGCTGATTCCGGCGGTGCCGTTCTCGGTGCTCAACTACGCGGCCGGGGCGTCGGCGGTGCGGGTGCTGCCGTACACCGTCGCCACCGTGGTGGGCCTGCTGCCCGGCACCGCGGCGGTGGTGCTGCTCGGCGATGCGCTGACCGGGCGGGTCAGCCCGGCGCTGGTCGCGGTGTCGACGATCACCGCGCTCGTCGGTGTAAGCGGGCTGGTTTACGAGGTGCGCCGCAACCGCCGGCCCCGGCCGGCGCCGGACGCCGAACCGGTCGTCACCGGTTGA
- a CDS encoding SPFH domain-containing protein, whose amino-acid sequence MAAGLTVLFVLVVFAAIIVAKSIALIPQAEAAVIERLGRYSRTVSGTLTVLVPFIDRIRARVDLRERVVSFPPQPVITEDNLTVQIDTVVYFAVIDPQAAVYNISNYIVGVEQLTMTTLRNLVGGMTLEQTLTSRDEINRALRGVLDEATTRWGIRVNRVELRSIDPPPSIQDSMEKQMRADREKRAMILTAEGSRESAIKQAEGQKQAQILAAEGAKQAAILAAEAERQSRILRAQGERAAAYLQAQGTAKAIEKTFAAIKAGRPTPELLAYQYLQTLPHIARGEANKVWIVPSDFGNALQGFAKMLGAPGEDGAFRYTPSPVEEDLPKPEDDSDEVADWFDTSTDPTIAQAVADAEAEARTPVDGPAYGAPRQITPPSTIAPGPAANPVPAYPQHDDPGHAAPPPGTGQ is encoded by the coding sequence GTGGCCGCAGGTCTGACCGTGTTGTTCGTGCTGGTGGTGTTCGCCGCCATCATCGTGGCCAAGTCGATCGCGCTGATCCCGCAGGCCGAGGCCGCGGTGATCGAGCGGCTGGGCCGCTACAGCCGCACGGTGTCCGGAACGCTGACGGTGCTGGTGCCGTTCATCGACCGGATCCGGGCGCGGGTCGACCTGCGTGAGCGGGTGGTGTCGTTCCCGCCGCAGCCGGTGATCACCGAGGACAACCTGACCGTGCAGATCGACACGGTGGTGTACTTCGCGGTGATCGACCCGCAGGCGGCGGTCTACAACATCAGCAACTACATCGTCGGCGTGGAACAGCTGACCATGACCACGCTGCGCAACCTGGTCGGCGGCATGACCCTGGAGCAGACCCTGACGTCGCGCGACGAGATCAACCGCGCGCTGCGCGGGGTGCTCGACGAGGCGACCACCCGATGGGGGATCCGGGTCAACCGGGTCGAGCTGCGCAGCATCGACCCGCCGCCGTCAATCCAGGATTCAATGGAGAAACAGATGCGCGCCGACCGCGAGAAGCGCGCGATGATCTTGACCGCCGAGGGTTCGCGCGAGTCGGCGATCAAACAGGCCGAGGGACAGAAGCAGGCGCAGATCCTGGCCGCCGAGGGCGCCAAGCAGGCCGCGATCCTGGCCGCCGAGGCCGAGCGGCAGTCGCGCATCCTGCGCGCCCAGGGCGAACGGGCCGCCGCGTACCTGCAGGCGCAGGGCACGGCCAAGGCCATCGAGAAGACCTTCGCGGCGATCAAGGCCGGTCGGCCCACTCCGGAACTGCTGGCCTACCAGTACCTGCAGACATTGCCGCATATCGCTCGGGGCGAGGCGAACAAGGTGTGGATCGTGCCCAGCGATTTCGGCAACGCGCTGCAGGGGTTCGCCAAGATGCTCGGCGCGCCGGGGGAGGACGGGGCGTTCCGCTACACCCCGTCGCCGGTGGAGGAGGACCTGCCCAAACCCGAGGACGACTCCGACGAGGTCGCCGACTGGTTCGACACCAGCACCGACCCGACGATCGCGCAGGCCGTCGCCGACGCCGAGGCCGAGGCGCGCACCCCGGTCGACGGACCGGCCTACGGGGCGCCGCGGCAGATCACGCCCCCGAGCACCATCGCGCCCGGCCCGGCCGCGAACCCGGTGCCGGCATATCCGCAGCACGACGATCCCGGGCACGCCGCCCCTCCGCCGGGGACCGGTCAGTGA
- the fabG gene encoding 3-oxoacyl-ACP reductase FabG yields the protein MTATENPAETAKPIRPPFVPRSVLVTGGNRGIGLAITKRLAADGHKVAATHRGSGIPVEGVFAVECDVTDNASVDRAFKQVEEHQGPVEVVVANAGISKDAFLMRMTEERFNEVINTNLTGAFRVAQRACRNMQRNKFGRLIFIGSVSGMWGIGNQANYAAAKAGLIGMARSISRELSKVNVTANVVAPGYIDTEMTQALDERIQQGALDFIPAKRIGTAEEVAGVVSFLASEDAGYIAGAVIPVDGGMGMGH from the coding sequence GTGACCGCGACCGAGAACCCCGCCGAGACCGCCAAGCCGATCCGCCCGCCGTTCGTGCCCCGATCCGTGCTGGTGACCGGTGGCAACCGGGGCATCGGCCTGGCCATCACCAAGCGGCTGGCCGCCGACGGGCACAAGGTCGCCGCGACCCACCGCGGCTCCGGGATTCCGGTCGAGGGCGTGTTCGCCGTCGAGTGCGACGTGACCGACAACGCCTCGGTGGACCGCGCTTTCAAGCAGGTCGAGGAGCATCAGGGCCCGGTCGAGGTGGTGGTGGCCAACGCCGGCATCTCCAAGGACGCGTTCCTGATGCGGATGACCGAGGAGCGGTTCAACGAGGTCATCAACACCAACCTCACCGGCGCGTTCCGGGTGGCGCAGCGGGCCTGCCGCAACATGCAGCGCAACAAGTTCGGCCGGCTGATCTTCATCGGATCGGTGTCGGGCATGTGGGGCATCGGCAACCAGGCCAACTACGCCGCCGCCAAGGCCGGCCTGATCGGCATGGCCCGCTCGATCTCCCGGGAGCTGTCGAAGGTCAACGTCACCGCCAATGTGGTGGCGCCCGGCTACATCGACACCGAGATGACGCAGGCGCTCGACGAGCGGATCCAGCAGGGCGCGCTGGACTTCATCCCGGCCAAGCGCATCGGCACCGCCGAGGAGGTCGCCGGGGTGGTCAGCTTCCTCGCCTCGGAGGACGCCGGCTACATCGCCGGCGCCGTGATCCCGGTCGACGGCGGCATGGGTATGGGTCACTAG
- a CDS encoding DoxX family protein gives MNRARLYQALAAFQAGDAVACAIPVPPIAKALNDLRVPPQLRWVMVAAKAASTVGLASVPRHPRLARLTTAMLTLYFVLALGAHLRVRDKAVNMVPAASFLALYAALTVQGPPVNR, from the coding sequence GTGAACCGGGCCCGGCTCTACCAGGCGCTGGCGGCGTTCCAGGCCGGCGACGCGGTCGCCTGCGCGATCCCGGTGCCGCCGATCGCCAAGGCGCTCAACGACCTGCGGGTGCCGCCGCAGCTGCGCTGGGTGATGGTCGCCGCGAAGGCCGCCTCCACGGTCGGGCTGGCGTCAGTGCCGCGTCACCCCCGGCTGGCCCGGCTCACCACCGCGATGCTGACGCTGTACTTCGTGCTGGCGCTCGGTGCCCACCTGCGGGTGCGGGACAAGGCGGTCAACATGGTGCCGGCCGCATCGTTTCTGGCGCTCTACGCCGCGCTGACGGTGCAGGGGCCGCCGGTCAACCGGTGA